The genomic window TCAATACAGCCCAGCCTGCTGGGCAGTGGGAGCTGGGCAGGAGTCCTAGGGAGCCATGGAAGGCTAGAAAGGGCAGAGGGGCATGGCCCGACCCGAGTTAGGGTCCAGGAGGGGCCTCGACTGGACCAGGTGTGTATGAAGAgtgccctggggcccctgggacACAGTGGGGTCCTCCTGCCTCCTACATCCGGCTAGGGCCCCAGAGCAGCAGGCCACCGAGAGCAGTGAGCAGCGCCAGGGTGACAAGAGCTGGCTGCAGGGCATGGGCCCCGTTGGCATTGCACAGGTCACTGGAGCAACACGTGATGTTCTTCTTGCCCAAGTAGTAGTTCTGGGAGTCATCCACACAGTGCGAGGTGCAGCCCTTGCTAATGACGGTCAGGAAGCCAACagcacctgggggtgggggccgctCAGCTAGGGCTGGGTCCCGGGTGTTCGCCCACCCGGCCTTGTCCCAGCTCCCACGGCCCTCTTCCTGTCCTGACTCTGAAACTCTGGAGTCATCCCGGGTGACTGCCTCAAGACTGCCAGCAGTGCGAGGGCAGGCGCTTGGGCTCATCTGTATCCACATGCCCAAGGCAGCCAGACCTTCTGCTGGGCACTAGACATGCCTAATGAATGGGTGAAtgcagggatggatggatggatggatggatgatggatgtgTAGGTGATAcagggggatggatggatggatggatggatggatggatggatgatggatgggtaggtgatacagggggatggatggatggatggatggatggatgatggatggataggagATACagggggatggatgggtggatggatggatggatgggtgggtggatggatggatggtagatGGACAGATGAAGGGTGATGGGTGGACAGACAGACAAGGGataggtgggggggcgggggatgaaCGGATGGGAGACAGAGCAGCTGTATCCATGGGTGGATAGATGAACAAGTGGCCAGGTGCACAGAGGATGAGCAGTTCAGTGGCAGAGACCTAAACCCAGGTGCTTTGAGTCCCTGCCAAGGCAGGGAAGGAGATGGCAAAAGGCAGGGCAGAGCCACAGCCAgcctggggcggggtggggggggtgggggggaagctggGCAAGGTCACGCGGAGGACTCGGGGGGCAGCAGGGCCACTCACGGATGCGCTCGGTCCAGCATTGGGTGTCAGAGTGGGTGCAGTTCTTCACGTGCAGGCAGTTCTGGTTGCTCACCTGGGCCTCGCAGGAGTAGCACTGCAGGGCAccgcctggggggtgggggcgtgctCAGAGGCTGCCCCCCCACAGAGCGGGAAGGAGCCTCGTTTTCTCGCCTGTCACACTTTCCAGGCTGCTGGGAACGTGCAAGAGCACAAGAGCCTGCCGCAAACTGGGACATCCTCACGGGGAGGGCGCTGCGCCCATCAAAGCCCACCCGGGGAGGCTCCAGGGCCCGCTTCCTGTCATGGCGTCTGGAATCCACCAGTGGTGCCCCAGCCCACCCCTCCGGGTTTTAAAGCTCTGTTAAAAAGCCTATGGTCCAAGAGGGAAGGGGGTGACGCACCCCTGGGTGGGAGCTGGCTCACCCCACTTGGCAGCCAGCCCAGCTGGGCACGGGGCAGGTGGGCGCAGGGTGGACAGACCCGCTCACGTCCTTCCGTCGCTGTCCCTAACAGCCTGCGCAAACCCCACCCAgcctcccaggcctccctggTGCTGTGTGATCGGCATGGGCCCCGGGCTGGGTCCTGCTCTGTCCCTGGGAGTAGCGGCCCCGGCTGTCACACGACGTCTCCTCCGATCAAAACaatggtggagctgggatccAAGTCACCCAATtgcaagcaggccccgtgctgccAGCCCTGTGCTCGGGCACCACACACACCAGCTGACCTCCAGCAGCCTGTCGGGCCATTGTCATGATCCCCACTCTCTAgcagaggaagctgaggctctgagaggtttaGCGATTACCCAGGATGGGAAGAGACCGAGCTAGGCCTGGAGTCCAGACCAGAGCAGCAAAGGCccacacctgccccccccccgggtgTCTCCTGTCCTTGCTGCCCACAGTGGACcccagggctgggcctggggaggggacctGGGTCCTCTGAGGACAAACCTCAGCCCTCTCCCGGTTCactcttccctcctgcctctgtgGCACTTCCTAACTTGAGGCTTTTTGCCCCTGTGCTTCCTCTCTACTCTGCAGGCTCTCAGTGCCTCCCTTGTCCGTCCGCCCTCCGAGCGCCAGGCCCTGCGCACGGCGGTCAGGAGAAGAGCCCCCGCGAGCCCTGCCCGCTCTGGGTGAACCATTACTCCATCCTGGCTGCACTGCGAGCCGCCCCAGAGGGGGACGCGGGCAAGGACAAAAGTCCCTTCTTCCTGCCGCCGCCTCCACTTCCTTCCACCTGACCTCCCtgctccctgtccccctcctccacctcctctctctctgtccttccggGTGGGTGCTCTCTCTGAGGGCCCCCCGGTCTCCCTGGattgcccccaccccagccctgttCCCGTGGCCCTGCCCCGGGCTGGGGGAGGTCTCACTTGGCTGCAGGGCCAGGCCGATGGCCAGCAGGGTGAGGACGACAGCCTTCATGGTCACCAGCGGGCAGCGGTGGCGTGGACCTCGGGGTGGCCTTATATCGCTTCGGCTGGCAAGGCGGAGGCTCCACTGCCCACTGTCAACACGGACGGGCTCCCCGCGGCCAGCAAGCACCACGGGTAGATCCCAATCTCCACCCGCCCGGCCGGGCTGCACCCCGccactccctctgtcctcccGTCTGCTTCCGGAAGGCAGAGCCTGCCCAGGGCAGGGGCCGCCCTCCCCACCTGTGGCCATTTCTTAGCCACCCCAGGGCGAGGCGCCAGGCTCAGCCTCTGCCCACCTCACACCAAGCGGTGAAGCCAGAGAAGGGTGTGACCGCCTTGTCCAAGGTGGAGGGCGACCTCCCTGGGCCTGTGGCGCTCCTAGGGCTCCTGGTCCCACAGGAGCGACAGACCTTGGACGGCTGCAAACGAGAAGTGCCTTGGGAGGGGGCCGCTCTGGGGAGTGCCCCGGaggcttgggggcggggggctggcaCAGCCAAAGTGCACTGTCGCGCTGCATCGGGCTGGGTGCAGGCTCACCCCTCGTGACCTTACTTACTCCCCATACAACATGGAACTTTAGCTGCAAGAGAGGCGGGGAGACGcagtaggaggaggaggggggtggcAGAAGGCAGGACATTGCCTGCACGCCGGACCCACTCTCCCCCTGTCTGTGTCCTGGGGTCCCACAAGGGTCCCAAGGGCTTCCCCTGGCTGGTGACCTGAGGGCGGGAGGTTCAGAGGCCAGGCCATCTCTCCTGCTGTGCCCTGACCGCGGGGTGCTCTGTGCAGTGAGTGGCTGCATCCCCGTGGGCCAGCCTGCTCCCCTCCTGCTAGCCCTGCCCGGCCTGTGCTGACTGTTCTGTGCCCTCACCCCTCCAAGCCCAGGGGCCCAGTGGCTTCCTGCTGCTGTTGGCCTGGGGCCCATTCTCCGTCCCCATTGTCCCTCCAAACTTGCCCCTCCCTTTGTAAACAGTCTCCCTGTGCCCCCTTGGAATGTCCCGCAGGTGCTCACTGCCTGCTGACCCCAGTgtgtctggggggggggcggtgaggggccCCTCCCATGGGGGGAGAGGACCTTTCACTTCCTGATGCCCTCCTGGCCCAAAGACGGCATCTCTGACCTCACTTTACCATCTGACCTCATGCCCTTGGGCTCCTCCCTGGGAGGAAGCCCCAGGGTAGAGCAGGGGCTGTGCCGTGGTGCTGGCAG from Lynx canadensis isolate LIC74 chromosome F2, mLynCan4.pri.v2, whole genome shotgun sequence includes these protein-coding regions:
- the PSCA gene encoding prostate stem cell antigen, which codes for MKAVVLTLLAIGLALQPSGALQCYSCEAQVSNQNCLHVKNCTHSDTQCWTERIRAVGFLTVISKGCTSHCVDDSQNYYLGKKNITCCSSDLCNANGAHALQPALVTLALLTALGGLLLWGPSRM